In Streptomyces sp. NBC_01426, one genomic interval encodes:
- a CDS encoding DUF6126 family protein — MSQGENVTATAHEAPGVPANDAPAAGSVERTGSVERTGSADQTGPVDGTGPVERPGPADAQEIGSAPDTLLKRFESKFPRGLIIRLIAYLFVGHLFAFFVYLLFVLGAENQ; from the coding sequence ATGTCCCAGGGAGAGAACGTGACCGCCACCGCGCACGAGGCACCCGGTGTTCCCGCGAACGACGCCCCGGCGGCCGGTTCCGTCGAGCGGACCGGTTCCGTCGAGCGGACCGGTTCCGCCGATCAGACCGGTCCCGTCGACGGGACCGGTCCCGTCGAGCGGCCCGGTCCGGCCGATGCGCAGGAGATCGGTTCGGCGCCGGACACCCTGCTGAAGCGCTTCGAGTCCAAGTTCCCGCGCGGCCTGATCATCCGCCTGATCGCCTACCTCTTCGTCGGTCACCTCTTCGCCTTCTTCGTCTACCTGCTCTTCGTGCTGGGCGCCGAGAACCAGTAG
- a CDS encoding helix-turn-helix domain-containing protein, with the protein MTTGPASGPEEAADPDDPSGELPTVAPRLRDLRRRAGLTLEAAAARARLSPAHLSRLETGRRTPSLPLLLGLARTYGTTVSELLGETSAAADPIVRGGGPGAREADGWTYWPAGGSGRGMQALRVHVPQGQVRGELVRVHPGEEWLYVLTGRLRLHLGEAEHLLDPGDSAHFDSLTPHRIGAADAAGADLLFVHTLLQSGLAGVCLGGATQHHH; encoded by the coding sequence ATGACAACCGGTCCTGCCTCCGGCCCCGAAGAAGCGGCCGACCCCGACGACCCGTCGGGGGAACTCCCCACCGTGGCCCCGCGCCTGCGCGACCTGCGCCGCCGCGCCGGGCTCACCCTGGAGGCGGCCGCCGCACGGGCTCGACTCTCGCCCGCCCACCTGTCGCGGTTGGAGACGGGCCGGCGCACGCCCTCGTTGCCGCTGCTGCTGGGACTTGCTCGCACCTACGGAACGACGGTCTCCGAACTGCTCGGCGAGACCTCGGCCGCGGCCGACCCCATCGTACGGGGCGGCGGCCCCGGGGCCCGCGAGGCCGACGGCTGGACCTACTGGCCGGCCGGCGGTTCGGGGCGGGGGATGCAGGCCCTGCGCGTGCACGTTCCACAGGGCCAGGTCCGGGGCGAACTGGTCCGGGTCCACCCCGGCGAGGAGTGGCTGTACGTCCTCACCGGGCGGCTGCGGCTGCACCTGGGAGAGGCCGAGCACCTGCTCGACCCGGGGGACAGCGCGCACTTCGACTCGCTCACGCCCCACCGGATCGGGGCGGCCGACGCCGCCGGCGCCGACCTGCTGTTCGTCCACACGCTGCTGCAGAGCGGCCTCGCCGGGGTGTGCCTCGGCGGCGCGACCCAGCACCACCACTAG
- a CDS encoding ATP-dependent DNA ligase, protein MLLAEVARVSREVSETSARSAKTALLAEVFAAAPAEEAAVVVSYLAGRLPQGRPGIGWRTLGREIDPAPGPTLTVGEVDAAVSELAAVAGTGSRAERHRIVDALFGAATEAEQRFLRGLLFGEVRQGALDAVALDAVAAAAGVPAAALRRAVMLDGSLPRVAAAVLAEGAAALEGVTLRVGRPVQPMLAGTAASVTQALATLGPCAVEEKLDGIRVQVHRDGPDVRIYTRSLDEITDRLPEVAELALTLPGERFILDGEVVGQGPDGRPVPFQEVASRVGSRVDVAAARQTLPVRVHFFDVLAAGEEVLLDLPVRERYTALARLVPESSRVRRLAVEDPAAEGATAAAEEFAAESLRRGHEGVVVKALDSPYAAGRRGTHWLKVKPVHTLDLVVLAAEWGHGRRTGLLSNLHLGARAADGTHAMLGKTFKGLTDVMLRWQTERLLELAVEDDGFTVRVRPELVVEIAYDGLQRSSRYPAGVALRFARVLRHRPDKDAGQADTVESVLGQRPA, encoded by the coding sequence ATGCTGCTCGCCGAGGTCGCGCGTGTGTCCCGGGAGGTCTCCGAGACCTCCGCCCGCTCGGCGAAGACCGCCCTGCTCGCCGAGGTGTTCGCCGCCGCGCCCGCGGAGGAGGCCGCCGTCGTCGTCTCCTACCTCGCCGGGCGGCTGCCCCAGGGCCGCCCCGGCATCGGATGGCGCACCCTCGGCCGGGAGATCGACCCCGCGCCCGGGCCGACCCTCACCGTCGGCGAGGTCGACGCGGCCGTGAGCGAACTCGCCGCCGTCGCGGGCACCGGTTCCCGCGCCGAGCGGCACCGGATCGTGGACGCCCTGTTCGGCGCGGCCACCGAGGCCGAGCAACGCTTCCTGCGCGGTCTGCTCTTCGGCGAGGTGCGCCAGGGCGCGCTCGACGCCGTCGCGCTGGACGCGGTGGCGGCGGCCGCCGGGGTGCCGGCCGCCGCCCTGCGCCGCGCCGTGATGTTGGACGGGTCCCTGCCCCGGGTGGCCGCGGCGGTGCTCGCCGAGGGCGCGGCGGCGCTGGAGGGGGTGACCCTGCGGGTCGGCCGGCCCGTGCAGCCGATGCTCGCCGGCACGGCCGCGTCCGTGACGCAGGCGCTGGCCACGCTGGGACCCTGCGCGGTGGAGGAGAAGCTGGACGGGATCCGCGTCCAGGTGCATCGCGACGGGCCGGACGTACGGATCTACACGCGCTCCCTGGACGAGATCACCGACCGGTTGCCGGAGGTGGCCGAGCTGGCCCTGACGCTGCCCGGCGAGCGGTTCATCCTCGACGGCGAGGTCGTCGGGCAGGGCCCCGACGGGCGGCCGGTCCCCTTCCAGGAGGTCGCGAGCCGCGTGGGCTCCCGGGTGGACGTGGCGGCCGCCCGGCAGACCCTTCCCGTGCGCGTCCACTTCTTCGACGTCCTGGCCGCGGGGGAGGAAGTGCTCCTCGACCTGCCCGTCCGCGAGCGGTACACGGCGCTCGCCCGGCTGGTCCCGGAGTCCTCCCGCGTGCGGCGGCTGGCGGTGGAGGACCCGGCGGCCGAGGGCGCGACGGCCGCCGCCGAGGAGTTCGCGGCCGAGTCCCTGCGCCGGGGCCACGAAGGGGTCGTCGTCAAGGCTCTCGACTCGCCGTACGCGGCCGGCCGGCGCGGCACGCACTGGCTCAAGGTCAAGCCCGTGCACACCCTCGACCTGGTGGTCCTGGCCGCCGAATGGGGGCACGGGAGGCGCACGGGACTCCTGTCGAACCTGCATCTGGGCGCCCGCGCCGCCGACGGCACCCACGCCATGCTCGGCAAGACCTTCAAGGGCCTCACCGACGTGATGCTGCGCTGGCAGACCGAGCGGCTGCTGGAACTGGCGGTGGAGGACGACGGCTTCACGGTCCGGGTCCGACCGGAACTGGTGGTGGAGATCGCCTACGACGGCCTGCAACGCTCCTCGCGCTATCCGGCCGGGGTCGCGCTGCGTTTCGCACGGGTGCTGAGGCACCGCCCCGACAAGGACGCCGGGCAGGCCGATACCGTGGAGAGCGTGCTGGGCCAACGGCCCGCCTAG